In Rosa chinensis cultivar Old Blush chromosome 1, RchiOBHm-V2, whole genome shotgun sequence, a genomic segment contains:
- the LOC112194774 gene encoding histone-lysine N-methyltransferase, H3 lysine-9 specific SUVH1, giving the protein MESLNGIDKSRVLDVKPLRTLMPVFPTGAQAPNFGCMPPFGHTPNGFSPFFPFSAPPQATQQSPDLNHVSPPGMQTPAGHMPAPLRSYRAPNPSGALPHDFPEDSNGDGESSMGGTANEDGYFDGHKDVAPHRGSSSSRKKTNRASSSRKKVKKSGDADALIFVGNKGSSVNFVSLISPVQLEDGNRELVNYVLVNFDALRRRICQIEDTKEKNTDTIKRADLKAGNIAMTKKVRTNMRRRIGVVPGVEIGDIFFFRMEMCVVGLHAPSMAGIDYMTLKGDLEKDPIALSIVSSGGYEDETDSSDVLIYSGQGGNTNNKDKQVAVSDQKLERGNLALERSLQRGNEVRVIRGLKDDTTLNSKVYVYDGLYKIQESWTERGKSGGNMFKYKLVRVPGQPDAFSVLQTIRKWKDGLSSRAGLVLPDLTSGAERIPVSLVNEVDNEKGPAYFTYFPSLKYSKSFTLTQPSLGCKCRSACLPGDMNCSCIQKNEGEFPYTGNGILVSRKQLVHECGATCSCPPNCKNRVSQSGVKVRLEVFRTKDRGWGLRSWDSIRAGTFICEYAGEVIDEVKFKNKGDEGETDDYIFDTRRDYDSFKWNYEPGLLDEDSPNDSVEDYSIPYPLIISAKNAGNVARFINHGCSPNVFWQPVLYEQNNQSFLHIAFFAIRHIPPLTELTYDYGISMSDEAANNNGLHRKKKCLCGSSKCRGYFG; this is encoded by the coding sequence ATGGAATCTCTGAATGGTATTGATAAGTCAAGGGTTTTGGATGTTAAACCTCTGCGTACTTTGATGCCGGTGTTCCCAACCGGCGCTCAGGCCCCTAACTTTGGCTGCATGCCTCCCTTTGGGCATACTCCTAATGGGTTCTCTCCATTTTTCCCATTTAGTGCACCACCACAGGCCACTCAACAGTCACCTGATCTCAATCATGTGAGTCCTCCCGGAATGCAAACACCAGCTGGTCACATGCCGGCTCCACTTCGGTCGTACAGAGCCCCGAACCCATCTGGAGCACTGCCCCATGACTTTCCGGAGGATTCCAACGGAGACGGGGAGTCGTCAATGGGTGGGACGGCCAATGAAGATGGGTATTTTGATGGTCATAAGGACGTGGCTCCTCATCGTGGTTCTAGTTCATCTCGAAAGAAGACCAACAGAGCTAGTTCATCTCGAAAGAAGGTTAAGAAAAGTGGAGATGCTGATGCATTGATCTTTGTTGGAAACAAAGGATCGAGCGTGAactttgtttctttgatcagtCCAGTTCAACTAGAAGATGGTAACAGGGAGTTGGTTAATTATGTACTCGTGAATTTTGATGCACTCCGGAGAAGGATCTGCCAGATTGAAGATACCAAGGAAAAGAACACCGACACCATTAAGCGTGCAGATTTAAAAGCTGGTAATATTGCAATGACCAAAAAGGTTCGAACAAACATGAGGAGGAGAATTGGAGTTGTCCCTGGAGTTGAGATTGGGgacattttctttttcagaatGGAAATGTGTGTGGTGGGATTACATGCTCCATCAATGGCTGGTATTGATTACATGACTCTCAAGGGTGATTTGGAAAAAGATCCCATAGCCTTGAGCATTGTTTCTTCAGGAGGCTACGAGGATGAAACAGATAGCAGCGATGTCTTGATATATAGTGGTCAGGGTGGGAATACCAACAACAAAGATAAGCAGGTGGCTGTCTCTGATCAGAAGCTTGAAAGGGGTAATCTTGCTCTTGAGAGAAGCTTGCAACGTGGCAATGAAGTAAGAGTGATTCGAGGGTTGAAAGATGATACTACTCTTAATTCCAAGGTCTATGTCTATGATGGCCTCTACAAAATCCAAGAGTCATGGACGGAGAGGGGAAAATCTGGTGGCAATATGTTCAAGTACAAGTTAGTGAGGGTGCCTGGACAGCCTGATGCCTTTTCAGTTCTGCAAACAATCCGAAAGTGGAAGGACGGTTTATCATCGAGGGCTGGACTTGTTCTTCCAGACCTCACTTCAGGGGCTGAACGTATACCTGTTTCCCTTGTAAATGAAGTTGATAATGAAAAGGGGCCTGCTTATTTCACGTATTTCCCTTCGCTCAAGTATTCTAAATCTTTCACTTTAACACAGCCTTCTCTCGGTTGCAAATGCCGTAGTGCATGCCTCCCAGGTGATATGAATTGCTCTTGCATTCAGAAAAATGAAGGTGAATTTCCTTACACTGGTAATGGGATTCTAGTCAGCCGTAAACAGTTGGTGCATGAATGTGGTGCTACATGTTCATGCCCTCCTAACTGCAAAAACCGGGTATCCCAAAGTGGTGTAAAAGTGCGCTTGGAAGTGTTTAGGACAAAGGATAGGGGCTGGGGCCTACGGTCATGGGATTCTATTCGTGCTGGTACTTTTATTTGTGAGTATGCTGGTGAAGTTATAGATGAAgtgaaattcaaaaataaagggGATGAAGGTGAAACTGATGACTATATTTTTGATACAAGGCGCGATTATGACTCCTTTAAGTGGAATTATGAACCTGGCTTACTAGATGAGGATAGTCCTAATGATTCTGTTGAGGATTATAGCATCCCATATCCCCTTATCATAAGTGCCAAGAATGCTGGGAATGTAGCTCGATTCATCAATCACGGTTGTTCACCAAATGTTTTTTGGCAACCAGTTCTATATGAACAGAACAATCAGTCTTTTCTCCATATTGCTTTTTTTGCCATCAGACACATTCCCCCTTTGACAGAACTGACATATGATTATGGGATTTCAATGTCTGATGAAGCGGCCAATAACAATGGCCTCCataggaaaaagaaatgttTGTGTGGATCCTCAAAATGCCGGGGTTATTTTGGCTGA